The following coding sequences are from one Malaciobacter pacificus window:
- the clpA gene encoding ATP-dependent Clp protease ATP-binding subunit ClpA, protein MISKELRNIFAQAVSYAKSSRHEYLTLEHIFLMLLHDQTIENLFVDLGVDTNKLFDEIKKYIDENTPVLPENIEDEPVETISLTSTIEYMVAHTQTSGRANANVEDMFVAILKDEKSYAAYMLNKLGIQRVDILEEISHKDNDVQDGMGIENQNDDSNKVLEKNSTELVSLAKKGDIDPVIGRETEISRVIEILSRRKKNNPILVGEPGVGKTAIAEGLALEIAEEKVPEFLLDAKVFSLDMGSMVAGTKYRGDFEKKLKTLLKEVSKIPNSILFIDEIHTIVGAGSVGGSAMDASNILKPMLANGKLRCIGATTFAEFRNDFSKDKALSRRFAKVDVNEPSIEDSITILEGLKSKYEEYHGVKYSKKAIETAVELSKKYITDRFLPDCAIDVIDEVGAAKKILLATELKTKSTTNITVTQKDIENTVAKMAHIPSKSATKSDITLLKTLEKSMQRRVFGQDEAITTIVKSIKRNKAGLGLDKKPIGSFLFTGPTGVGKTEVAKELSSQLGIHFERFDMSEYMEAHTISRLIGAPAGYVGFEQGGLLTESIRKHPHTVLLLDEIEKAHPDLMSILLQVMDNAELTDNSGNKADFQNVILIMTSNLGATEANVMGFAKDDTLNENKAVNKFFAPEFRNRLDAVVPFASLSLDIVSQVAGKFIEDLEAQLVDKNIQIKISAKAKNALAELGYDKAMGARPLNRVISDKIKNVLTDEILFGKLKKGGLVKIDYKEDFVFSYEA, encoded by the coding sequence ATGATTAGTAAAGAATTAAGAAATATTTTTGCACAAGCTGTTAGTTATGCAAAAAGTAGTCGGCATGAATATTTAACTTTAGAACATATTTTTTTAATGCTACTACATGACCAAACAATAGAAAATCTGTTTGTTGATTTAGGTGTGGATACTAATAAACTTTTTGATGAAATTAAAAAGTATATTGATGAAAATACTCCTGTTTTACCTGAAAATATTGAAGATGAACCAGTTGAAACTATTTCTTTAACTTCAACAATTGAATATATGGTAGCTCATACTCAAACAAGTGGTAGAGCAAATGCAAATGTTGAAGATATGTTTGTAGCAATATTAAAAGATGAAAAATCTTATGCAGCATATATGTTAAATAAGCTTGGAATTCAAAGAGTAGATATACTTGAAGAGATTTCACATAAAGATAATGATGTTCAAGATGGAATGGGAATAGAAAATCAAAATGATGATTCAAATAAAGTTTTAGAAAAGAACTCAACTGAGTTAGTATCACTTGCTAAAAAAGGTGATATTGATCCTGTAATTGGAAGAGAGACTGAAATTAGTAGAGTTATTGAAATTCTTTCACGAAGAAAGAAAAACAATCCTATATTAGTAGGTGAACCAGGTGTTGGTAAAACAGCTATTGCTGAAGGTTTAGCTTTAGAAATTGCTGAAGAGAAAGTTCCAGAGTTTTTACTTGATGCAAAAGTATTTTCACTTGATATGGGTTCAATGGTTGCAGGGACTAAATATAGAGGTGATTTTGAGAAAAAATTAAAAACTCTTTTAAAAGAGGTTTCTAAAATTCCTAACTCTATTTTATTTATTGATGAGATTCACACAATCGTAGGTGCTGGAAGTGTTGGGGGAAGTGCTATGGATGCTTCAAATATTTTAAAACCAATGCTTGCAAATGGAAAGCTTAGATGTATAGGAGCAACTACTTTTGCTGAGTTTAGGAATGACTTTTCAAAAGATAAAGCACTTTCAAGAAGATTTGCTAAAGTTGATGTAAATGAACCATCAATTGAAGATAGTATAACTATATTAGAAGGGTTAAAATCTAAATATGAAGAGTATCATGGTGTAAAATATTCTAAAAAAGCTATTGAAACAGCGGTTGAATTAAGTAAAAAATATATCACTGATAGATTTTTACCTGATTGTGCAATAGATGTAATTGATGAGGTTGGAGCTGCTAAGAAGATATTATTAGCAACTGAACTTAAAACTAAATCAACTACTAATATAACTGTTACTCAAAAAGATATTGAAAACACAGTTGCAAAAATGGCTCATATTCCAAGTAAAAGTGCAACTAAATCTGATATTACACTTCTTAAAACTTTAGAAAAAAGTATGCAAAGAAGAGTATTTGGTCAAGATGAAGCAATAACAACTATTGTTAAATCAATAAAAAGAAATAAAGCTGGACTTGGACTTGATAAAAAACCAATTGGGAGCTTTCTTTTTACAGGACCTACTGGTGTTGGTAAAACTGAAGTTGCAAAAGAGTTATCAAGTCAACTAGGAATTCATTTTGAAAGATTTGATATGAGTGAATATATGGAAGCTCACACAATCTCGAGACTTATTGGTGCACCTGCTGGGTATGTTGGATTTGAACAAGGTGGATTATTAACTGAATCAATTAGAAAACATCCTCATACAGTTTTATTATTAGATGAGATTGAAAAGGCACACCCTGATTTAATGTCTATTTTACTTCAAGTAATGGATAATGCAGAGTTAACTGATAATAGTGGGAATAAAGCAGATTTCCAAAATGTAATTTTAATTATGACTTCAAATTTAGGAGCTACTGAAGCAAATGTTATGGGATTTGCAAAAGATGACACTTTAAATGAGAATAAGGCAGTTAATAAATTCTTTGCTCCTGAGTTTAGAAATAGATTAGATGCAGTTGTTCCATTTGCTTCATTAAGTTTAGATATTGTGTCACAAGTTGCTGGTAAGTTTATTGAAGATTTAGAAGCTCAATTAGTTGATAAAAATATTCAAATTAAGATTTCAGCAAAAGCAAAAAATGCACTAGCAGAGCTTGGATATGATAAAGCGATGGGAGCAAGACCACTTAATAGAGTTATTTCTGATAAAATTAAAAATGTATTAACAGATGAGATTTTATTTGGAAAGCTTAAAAAAGGTGGTTTAGTTAAGATTGATTATAAAGAGGATTTTGTGTTTAGCTATGAAGCATAA
- a CDS encoding HAD-IIB family hydrolase has product MNTVIFTDLDGTFLNHDNYSFKESFEARKLVLLKKIPLIFNTSKTKDEALLLQDDVGIKEPFIIENGAAIYFPKNYNNFDLTFLNEIDNFHVFILGKEYKEILRFYNNFKDEYKMKGFSDMSLQEVSSLTGLSINRCELSVKRGFTEPFIIEDESKVIELSKKAKEYGIKITKGGRFYHLMGENQDKGMAIKKTIEIFEKLYDDKIKSIGLGDGQNDIAMFENVDLPIIIKNHEGNYVAYENENIQKSTFKGAKGWNEMVLKNV; this is encoded by the coding sequence ATGAACACAGTAATATTCACGGATTTAGATGGAACTTTTTTAAATCACGATAATTACTCTTTTAAAGAGTCTTTTGAAGCTAGAAAATTAGTTCTATTAAAAAAAATCCCTTTAATTTTTAATACAAGTAAGACAAAAGATGAAGCTTTATTACTTCAAGATGATGTTGGAATAAAAGAGCCTTTTATTATAGAAAATGGTGCAGCTATTTATTTTCCTAAAAATTACAATAATTTTGATTTAACTTTTTTAAATGAAATTGATAATTTTCATGTTTTTATTTTAGGAAAAGAATATAAAGAGATTCTAAGATTTTATAATAATTTTAAAGATGAGTATAAAATGAAAGGGTTTAGTGATATGAGTCTGCAAGAGGTCTCTTCTTTAACTGGATTATCAATTAATAGATGTGAATTATCAGTTAAAAGAGGATTTACAGAACCTTTCATAATAGAAGATGAAAGTAAAGTTATTGAATTATCAAAAAAAGCTAAAGAGTATGGAATTAAAATTACTAAAGGTGGAAGATTTTATCATTTAATGGGTGAAAATCAAGATAAGGGAATGGCTATAAAAAAAACTATTGAAATATTTGAGAAACTTTACGATGATAAAATAAAATCAATAGGACTTGGTGATGGACAAAATGATATAGCTATGTTTGAAAATGTAGATTTACCAATTATTATAAAAAATCACGAAGGTAATTATGTAGCATATGAAAATGAAAATATACAAAAATCAACTTTTAAAGGTGCGAAAGGTTGGAATGAGATGGTGTTAAAAAATGTCTAG
- a CDS encoding BLUF domain-containing protein, whose translation MYRLMYMSTANKDFSTNELESLLKNAKKSNENKNITGLLVVKGRTFLQCLEGEKSNVLNLFNKIKDDSRHRDVIELLEEETNARYFPNWSMGFKNIKNLTNIKSEILRDFTLNDERSFSSNDVSEIFLEFIESN comes from the coding sequence ATGTATAGACTTATGTATATGAGTACAGCAAATAAAGATTTCTCAACAAATGAATTAGAAAGTCTACTTAAGAATGCTAAAAAATCTAATGAAAATAAAAATATAACTGGTTTATTAGTAGTTAAGGGACGGACTTTTTTACAATGTTTAGAAGGTGAAAAATCAAATGTTCTTAATCTTTTTAATAAAATAAAAGATGATTCACGTCATAGAGATGTAATAGAATTACTTGAAGAAGAAACAAATGCAAGATATTTCCCTAATTGGTCTATGGGATTTAAAAATATAAAAAATTTAACTAATATAAAGAGTGAAATTTTGAGAGATTTTACACTTAATGATGAAAGAAGCTTTTCATCTAATGATGTTTCAGAAATTTTTTTAGAGTTTATTGAAAGCAATTAA
- the panB gene encoding 3-methyl-2-oxobutanoate hydroxymethyltransferase, with translation MSIIKNDFEKMNITKIKNSKNNKKLTMITAYDALFSKLFSEIADMILVGDSLNMSFAGKPDTLSATLDQMIYHTNAVCAGAPKAFVVLDMPFGSYINENQALENAAKVYAQTNAAAIKIEGGEDRAHIIEHLTKNSIAVMGHIGLMPQYVRSEGGYKVRGKSKEDEEQLIKDAIAVEKAGAFCIVVEGVMSDVAKKITEAVSIPIIGIGAGNVTDGQVLVWSDMLGFFEDFKPKFVRHYLNGAKLVKEAVNQYRSDVQDSSFPSKEEEY, from the coding sequence ATGAGTATAATCAAAAACGATTTTGAAAAAATGAATATTACAAAAATTAAGAACTCTAAAAATAATAAAAAACTAACAATGATTACTGCATATGACGCACTATTTTCTAAACTATTTAGTGAAATAGCTGATATGATTTTAGTTGGTGATAGTTTAAATATGAGCTTTGCAGGAAAGCCAGATACTTTAAGCGCAACACTTGATCAGATGATTTATCACACAAATGCTGTGTGTGCTGGCGCTCCTAAAGCCTTTGTTGTACTTGACATGCCATTTGGCAGTTATATAAATGAAAATCAAGCCTTAGAAAATGCAGCTAAAGTTTATGCACAAACAAATGCAGCAGCAATTAAGATTGAAGGTGGAGAAGATAGAGCACATATTATAGAACATCTAACAAAAAATTCAATTGCCGTTATGGGGCATATTGGTTTAATGCCTCAATATGTAAGAAGTGAAGGTGGATATAAAGTAAGAGGTAAATCTAAAGAAGATGAAGAACAACTTATCAAAGATGCTATTGCAGTTGAAAAAGCTGGTGCATTTTGTATCGTTGTTGAAGGTGTTATGAGTGATGTTGCTAAAAAAATTACTGAAGCTGTTAGTATTCCAATTATTGGAATTGGTGCAGGGAATGTAACAGATGGGCAAGTTTTAGTTTGGTCAGATATGTTAGGTTTCTTTGAAGATTTTAAACCAAAGTTTGTAAGACACTATTTAAATGGTGCAAAGCTTGTTAAAGAAGCTGTTAATCAATATAGAAGTGATGTTCAAGACTCTTCATTTCCATCAAAAGAAGAAGAGTACTAA
- a CDS encoding c-type cytochrome gives MKKIILSSAVAVFLLTGCGEDKNATTEVKTEAVKEVAATQETKNQVAETANNVVEKTAEVVKETANEVIEKTKEAVESGNATVETVAQDAKEVVEKKIDEAKEATAQAITNVVESTTQKATEVKEAATQQVETAKEATETAVAAVTQSQAPSANGEVLYKTCAACHGQKGEMKALGKSQVIAGWDKQKIIDALNGYKNGTYGGAMKGIMLGQVASKSDAEIDALADFISKL, from the coding sequence ATGAAAAAAATTATATTAAGTTCTGCAGTTGCAGTATTTTTATTAACTGGATGTGGAGAAGATAAAAATGCTACAACAGAAGTTAAAACTGAAGCAGTAAAAGAAGTAGCTGCTACACAAGAAACGAAAAACCAAGTTGCTGAAACAGCAAATAATGTAGTTGAAAAAACTGCAGAGGTAGTTAAAGAGACTGCTAATGAAGTTATTGAAAAAACTAAAGAAGCAGTAGAGAGTGGAAATGCAACAGTTGAAACTGTAGCACAAGATGCAAAAGAAGTAGTTGAGAAAAAAATTGATGAAGCTAAAGAAGCAACAGCTCAAGCTATTACAAATGTAGTTGAATCTACAACTCAAAAAGCTACAGAAGTAAAAGAAGCAGCAACGCAGCAAGTAGAAACTGCTAAAGAAGCTACTGAAACAGCAGTTGCAGCAGTAACTCAATCACAAGCTCCAAGTGCAAATGGTGAAGTATTATATAAAACGTGTGCTGCATGTCATGGTCAAAAAGGAGAGATGAAAGCATTAGGTAAATCTCAAGTTATTGCAGGATGGGATAAACAAAAAATTATTGATGCTTTAAATGGTTATAAAAATGGAACTTATGGTGGTGCTATGAAAGGTATCATGTTAGGTCAAGTAGCATCAAAATCTGATGCTGAAATTGATGCATTAGCAGATTTTATTTCAAAACTATAA
- a CDS encoding ferredoxin-thioredoxin reductase catalytic domain-containing protein codes for MIRKIDTNSEEFQIELELTKQFTDNVLKEHSLVYNPDSEVNESIQMGLTRNKMIYGKRFCPCFMVIGQTPAEQESNSENRMCPCVPALTNEIPSKGSCHCGIFNTKENAEKLSQQNHLHDAVAAHEGLTKEECEELLSKQEVNAAELESLLEAREAGIIKFNLVDTREWMEWVSQRIKGTDHLIPTTSFYQALERINNEKETPVVVYCLSGSRSAYCQRIMLDLGFKSVSNLDYGISSYSGVCESGDL; via the coding sequence ATGATTAGAAAGATTGATACAAACTCTGAAGAGTTTCAAATAGAACTAGAACTTACAAAACAATTTACAGATAATGTACTAAAAGAACACTCACTTGTTTATAACCCAGATAGTGAAGTTAATGAATCTATCCAAATGGGTTTAACTAGAAATAAAATGATTTATGGAAAAAGATTTTGTCCATGTTTTATGGTTATTGGACAAACTCCAGCTGAGCAAGAATCAAATAGTGAAAATAGAATGTGTCCATGTGTTCCAGCACTTACAAATGAAATTCCTTCAAAAGGGAGTTGTCACTGTGGTATTTTTAATACTAAAGAAAATGCTGAAAAACTTTCACAACAGAATCATTTACATGATGCAGTTGCTGCACATGAAGGATTGACTAAAGAAGAGTGTGAGGAATTACTTTCTAAGCAAGAAGTAAATGCGGCTGAATTAGAATCTTTACTTGAAGCAAGAGAAGCAGGTATTATCAAATTTAATTTAGTAGATACTAGAGAATGGATGGAGTGGGTAAGTCAAAGAATTAAAGGAACTGATCATTTAATTCCAACTACATCATTTTATCAAGCATTAGAGAGAATAAATAATGAAAAAGAAACACCAGTAGTTGTTTATTGTTTAAGTGGAAGCAGAAGTGCATATTGTCAAAGAATTATGTTAGATTTAGGATTTAAATCTGTTTCAAATTTAGATTATGGAATCTCTTCTTACTCGGGTGTTTGTGAAAGTGGAGACTTATAA
- a CDS encoding AI-2E family transporter — protein MKAVYFLIAIAIITIYFMVELFSPFLKSMFVALLLTVATSSLTTYFENRLKTRVLATIVMTIGLTALFFLPILYCIFSFANFFNHVNQQELIASLNDLKLWLVALSKDFTFLQDFVTQITSKIDVGKTVQNVLSIGAYLGKNSAKFMMDMVFILIFFFFFTLYSTSIATFVKDLLPIKKDDSIVLFYESSNVMTVVLYSILITAIFEGFLFGFFLSLFHYDGLLLGVLYGFASLIPVVGGIIMWLPVVIYEASTNSMTNAVIIALYSIIVISIIADTFIKPIIIKYINQRVVKTPTRVNELLIFFSIVAGLSTIGFWGMIIGPAIVTFFISIMHLLKKYSDDFKENTP, from the coding sequence TTGAAAGCAGTTTATTTCCTAATAGCCATTGCAATTATTACTATTTACTTTATGGTAGAACTATTTAGTCCATTTTTAAAATCAATGTTTGTTGCCTTACTTTTAACAGTAGCAACTAGTTCACTAACTACATATTTTGAAAATAGACTAAAAACTAGAGTTCTAGCAACAATTGTTATGACTATTGGATTAACTGCTTTATTTTTCCTACCTATTTTATACTGTATATTTTCATTTGCTAATTTCTTTAATCATGTGAATCAACAAGAATTAATAGCTAGTTTAAATGATTTAAAACTTTGGCTAGTTGCATTATCTAAAGATTTTACTTTTTTACAAGATTTTGTAACACAAATTACATCTAAAATTGATGTAGGGAAAACTGTACAAAATGTACTATCTATTGGTGCATACTTAGGGAAGAACTCTGCAAAATTTATGATGGATATGGTTTTTATTTTAATATTCTTTTTCTTTTTTACACTATATTCAACATCAATTGCAACCTTTGTAAAAGATTTACTACCTATTAAAAAAGATGATTCAATAGTACTATTTTATGAATCATCAAATGTGATGACAGTAGTTTTATACTCTATTTTAATAACAGCTATTTTTGAAGGTTTTCTATTTGGTTTCTTTTTGAGTTTATTTCATTATGATGGTTTATTACTTGGAGTTTTATATGGTTTTGCTTCATTAATTCCAGTTGTTGGAGGAATCATAATGTGGCTTCCTGTAGTAATTTATGAAGCTAGTACAAACTCTATGACAAATGCTGTTATAATCGCACTTTATTCAATCATAGTTATATCAATAATTGCAGATACCTTTATAAAACCTATAATAATAAAATATATCAATCAAAGGGTTGTTAAAACTCCAACTAGAGTAAATGAGTTATTAATATTCTTCTCAATAGTTGCAGGACTTTCAACAATTGGTTTTTGGGGAATGATTATTGGTCCTGCAATCGTAACATTTTTTATATCAATCATGCACTTACTTAAAAAGTATAGTGATGATTTTAAAGAAAATACTCCTTAA
- the ruvB gene encoding Holliday junction branch migration DNA helicase RuvB — translation MERVVEVESVSFEEDKNEVSLRPSSWDDYIGQEKIKKNLKVFIEASKKRGEALDHILFYGPPGLGKTTISYLISNEMNSNIKVTAGPMIEKSGDLAAILTNLEEGDILFIDEIHRLSPAVEEILYPAMEDYRLDIIIGSGPAAQTVKIDLPRFTLIGATTRAGMLSNPLRERFGMHFRMQFYTHDELAKIIQKASFKLEKECENDAALEISRRSRGTPRVALRLLRRVRDFSEVENEQTIHLKRCKYALDELGVNDSGFDEMDIRLLELLVSNKGKPMGLSTLAAALSEDEGTIEDAIEPYLLANGFIERTARGRVASVKTYEMFRLSYPGSEKLDDQGSLF, via the coding sequence ATGGAAAGAGTTGTCGAAGTAGAATCAGTATCTTTTGAAGAGGATAAAAATGAAGTAAGTTTACGTCCTTCTTCATGGGATGATTACATTGGTCAAGAAAAAATCAAGAAAAATCTAAAAGTATTTATTGAAGCTAGTAAAAAAAGAGGTGAAGCCTTGGACCATATTTTGTTTTATGGACCTCCAGGACTTGGTAAAACTACAATTTCATACCTAATTTCAAATGAAATGAACTCAAATATCAAAGTAACAGCTGGGCCAATGATTGAAAAAAGTGGAGATTTAGCGGCAATTTTAACTAACCTTGAAGAGGGAGATATTCTATTTATTGATGAGATACATAGACTAAGTCCTGCTGTTGAAGAGATACTTTATCCAGCCATGGAAGATTATAGACTAGATATTATTATTGGAAGTGGACCTGCTGCACAAACTGTTAAAATTGACTTACCTAGATTTACTTTAATTGGGGCAACAACAAGGGCAGGAATGTTATCAAATCCACTTAGAGAGAGATTTGGTATGCACTTTAGAATGCAGTTTTATACTCACGATGAATTAGCAAAAATTATTCAAAAAGCCTCTTTTAAATTAGAAAAAGAGTGTGAAAATGATGCTGCGCTTGAAATTTCAAGAAGAAGTAGAGGAACTCCTAGGGTTGCATTAAGACTTTTAAGAAGAGTTAGAGACTTTTCTGAAGTTGAAAATGAACAAACAATTCATTTAAAACGATGTAAATATGCTTTAGATGAACTTGGTGTAAATGACAGTGGTTTTGATGAAATGGATATTAGATTACTTGAATTACTAGTATCTAATAAGGGTAAACCAATGGGACTTTCTACACTGGCAGCAGCTCTAAGTGAAGATGAAGGAACAATTGAAGATGCCATTGAGCCTTATTTGCTAGCAAATGGATTTATTGAAAGAACAGCTAGAGGTAGAGTTGCAAGTGTTAAAACATATGAAATGTTTAGACTTTCATATCCTGGAAGTGAAAAACTTGATGACCAAGGAAGTTTATTTTGA
- the aat gene encoding leucyl/phenylalanyl-tRNA--protein transferase has product MNIFPLNKYSHIFPDPKFACDEGILAYGGDLDPNRIITAYRNGIFPWYNENDPILWWSPNPRLILELNEFKVSKTLQKSINKNIFEVKFDTNFTQVMIECQKIKRNKQNKTWINNEVIKAYTKIHKMGFAHSFEAYLDGELVGGGYGIVIGDIFCGESMFSKVNDSSKVALYHLVQRLKKKNFRLIDCQIPTTHLKSLGAKTINRENFLNIIHSASYSLVTF; this is encoded by the coding sequence TTGAATATATTTCCTTTAAATAAATATTCTCATATTTTTCCTGACCCAAAATTTGCCTGTGATGAGGGAATACTAGCTTATGGTGGGGATTTAGACCCAAATAGAATCATAACTGCATATAGAAATGGAATTTTCCCTTGGTACAATGAAAATGACCCTATTTTATGGTGGAGTCCAAATCCTAGATTAATTTTAGAATTGAATGAATTTAAAGTGTCTAAAACTTTACAAAAAAGCATTAATAAAAATATATTTGAAGTTAAATTTGATACAAACTTTACTCAAGTAATGATTGAATGCCAAAAAATAAAAAGAAATAAGCAAAATAAAACATGGATTAATAATGAAGTAATTAAAGCTTACACAAAAATTCATAAGATGGGATTTGCTCACTCTTTTGAAGCTTATTTGGATGGCGAATTAGTTGGTGGAGGTTATGGTATTGTTATTGGTGATATCTTTTGTGGTGAGTCAATGTTTTCTAAAGTAAATGATTCATCAAAAGTAGCTTTATATCATTTAGTTCAACGATTGAAAAAGAAAAATTTTAGATTAATTGATTGTCAAATACCTACTACACACTTGAAAAGTCTTGGAGCTAAGACAATAAATAGAGAGAATTTTTTAAATATTATACATTCAGCATCATATAGTTTGGTAACTTTCTAA